TACACCTACTGGCAGAAATTCGGCATTCGCGACTATCGCGGCGGCGGCCGTTCGTCCGCGCGTCTGACGGCTCCGACGGTGGCGGCGGGCGCGGTCGCGAAGAAGTGGCTGCGCGAGAAGTTCGGCACCGAGATTCGCGGCTATATGGCGGCGCTCGGCGAGATCGACGTGCCGTTCGTCGACTGGCAATTCGTGCGCGAGAATCCGTTCTTCGTGCCGAACGCTGACATCGTGCCGCAACTCGAAGATTACATGGACGCGCTGCGCAAGGACGGCGATTCGATCGGCGCGCGCATCAACGTGGTCGCGTCGGGCGTGCCCGTCGGCCTTGGCGAACCGCTGTTCGACCGTCTCGACGCCGACATCGCGCACGCGATGATGGGTATCAACGCGGTGAAGGGCGTCGAGATCGGCGCGGGCTTCGCGAGCGTCGCGCAGCGCGGCTCCGTTCACGGCGATGAACTGACGCCGGAAGGCTTCGTCGGCAATCACGCGGGTGGCGTGCTCGGCGGCATTTCGACGGGACAGGACATTACTGTTTCGATTGCGATCAAGCCGACGTCGAGTATCCGTACGCCGCGTCGTTCGATCGACAAGAACGGGCAGCCGGCCGTCGTCGAAACGTTCGGCCGCCACGATCCGTGCGTCGGCATTCGCGCTACGCCGATCGCCGAGGCGATGCTCGCGCTCGTGCTGATCGACCACGCGCTGCGGCATCGCGCGCAATGCGGCGACGTGGTCGTCGGAACGCCGAAGATCGCGGCCAGCGCGCCGTAAGCTCGAACGCGAACCGCACGCGCGCGCTTCCTGACGGGCAGTCGACATGAACACTGGCAATCCCACCATGGCTGACCCGCTCGAGCCGCTGCGCGCGCGCACGTCACAGCCCGACGCCGTCGCTGGCGACTGGCTCGTACTCGGCAATACGCTGCTCGAACGCGCGAACGGCGACAGGGCGCTTTTGCGCGAAGCCATTGACGCGCTCGTGCGGGCCTATCGGCTCGACGCGAACTGCGATCCCCGCCTGTTGCACAACGTCGCGCAGACGGCCTTCATTCTGCGCGACTGGCCGCTCGTCGAATCCGCTACGGCGCTGCTGCTGGCGCGCGATGCCGGCGACGCCAACGCGCTCGTCTGGCGTGCCGCCGTTTTTCAGGAGCGCGACGATTTCGCCGAAGCGCAGCGACTGCTTCACGAAGCTGCGCGTGCTGCGCCGGGAAATCACATCGTGTTGCACAAGCTGGCGCTATCCATCAAGGAGCAGGGCCGGTTCGGCGAAGCGGAAGCGTTGCTGCGCCGCGTGCTTGAAATGACGCCGAACAACGCGCACGCAATGTTCGACCTGTCGGAGCTGGAGGTGCGGGCGGGGCGCTATGCACAAGGCTGGCTCGACTACGAAGCGCGCGTCGCTTTCGCGCACGATGCGAACGCCGCGAAGGCGGCGCTGGCGGCCATCAGTCCGAACTGGCGTGGTGAATCGCTGGCGGGCAAGAAGCTCGTCGTGTATGGCGAGCAGGGCAACGGCGACTGCCTGTGGGCCGTGCGCTTTCTGCCGATGCTCGCCGAACGGGCGCAACGCGAAGGCGGTCGCGTGGTGTTCGGCTATGCCGGGCCGATGCAGCATCTGTTCGAGCGCATGTTGCCCGATGGCATCGCGATCGAAACGAGCCTCGACACGAAGCCCGACTACCATTGTGGGCTGATGAGTTTGCCGCTGCGGCTCGGCGTCAACGATCCTTCTACCTGGGGGCGGCCGTATCTGAGCGCCGATCCTGCGCGCGTCGAGGCGTGGCGGGAGCGCGTCGCGAGTGCGACGGCTGAGGGAAAGAAGAAGATCGGCATCGTGTGGAACGGCAATCCCGATCACATCCGCGACCGGCGTCGATCGGTCGATGCCGAAGCGTTCGCACGGATCCTTGATGTTCCCGGCGTGACCTTCTTCGCGATTTCGCCTGGGCGTGGACAGACGGTCGGACAATGGCGGTCGCAGGGTTTCGATGTCGTCGACCTGACGCCGCAATTCGAAGCCGGTTTCGACGATGTGGCGGCATTGCTGGTGAATCTCGATGTGCTGTTGACCATCGACAGCGGCCCGGCGCATCTGGCGGGCGCGCTCGGCGTGCCAACCTGGCTGATGCTCGATCACGTGTCCGCGTGGTTCTGGGGCGAGGAGACGGAGCGTACGCCGTGGTATCGGACGGTCGAGCTGTTTCGTCAGCCGTCCGTCGGGGCGTGGGCGCCTGTGCTCGACCAGGTCCGCGCGCGGCTGGAGGTTTTTGCGGCCTGATCGGTGTTGCATCCGGGCCATGATGCAAAAACGCCGCTCATCGAGCGGCGTTTTTTGTTTGCGGGCGGAGCAGTGCCGAACTCACATGTTCGGGTAGTTCGGACCGCCGCCGCCTTCGGGCGTGACCCACACGATGTTCTGCGTCGGGTCCTTGATGTCGCACGTCTTGCAGTGGACGCAGTTCTGCGCGTTGATCACGAGCCGCTCGCTGCCGTCGTCGTTCTTCACGAACTCGTAGACGGCGGCGGGGCAGTAGCGGCTTTCCGGTCCCGCGTAGGTCTGCAGGTTCACGTTCACAGGCACGCTCGCATCCTTGAGCGTCAGGTGCGCGGGCTGGTTCTCTTCGTGATTCGTGTTCGAGATGAACACCGACGACAGACGGTCGAACGTCAGCTTGCCGTCCGGCTTCGGATACTCGATCGGCTTGCACTGCGACGCCGGTTTCAGCATCTCGTGATCCCAGTGCTGGTGATGCAGCGTCCACGGCACGTTCCCGCCCATCAGCTTCTGCTCGATGCCGACCATCAGCGTGCCCAGATACAGGCCCTTGCTCATCCACTGCTTGAAGTTACGTGCGCGATAAAGCTCGGTGTGCAGCCACGAAGTCTTGAACGACTCCGGATAAGCCGCGAGTTCGTCGCTCTGACGGCCGGCTTGCACGGCATCGAACGCGGCGTCGGCGGCGAGCATGCCCGTCTTGATTGCCGCGTGCGAGCCCTTGATCCGCGACGCGTTCAGGAAGCCCGCGTCATCGCCGACCAGCGCGCCGCCCGGGAACACGAGCTTCGGCAGCGACAGCAGGCCGCCCGCCGTGATCGCGCGCGCGCCGTACGACACACGCTTGCCGCCTTCGAGGAACTTGCGGATTTCCGGGTGCGTCTTGTAGCGCTGGAATTCTTCGAACGGCGACAGATACGGGTTCGAATAGCCGAGGCCGACCACGAACCCGACCATCACCTGATTGTTGTCGATGTGATAGAGGAACGAGCCGCCATAGGTCTGCGTATCGAGCGGCCAGCCGGCCGTGTGGATCACGAGGCCCGGCTTGTGCTTTGCGGGATCAATCTCCCACAGTTCCTTGATGCCGATGCCGTACACCTGCGGATCGGCGCCGTCACGCAGCTTGAATTTGTCCGACAGCTGGCGTCCGAGATGCCCGCGCGCGCCTTCGCAGAACAGCGTGTATTTCGCGTGCAACTCCATGCCGAGCTGGAAATTTTCCGTCGGCTCGCCGTCCTTGCCGATACCGAGATTGCCCGTCGCGACGCCTTTCACCGAGCCGTCGTCGTTGTACAGGACTTCAGCCGCCGCAAAGCCCGGGAAAATCTCGACGCCCAGCGCTTCCGCCTGCTGACCCAGCCAGCGCGTGACGTTCGCGAGGCTGATCACGTAGTTGCCGTGATTCTTGAAATTGTCCGGCAACGCCCAGTTCGGCACCGATTTCGCGCCCGTTTCGTTCAGGAACAGGAAGCGGTCTTCCGTCACTTCGACGTCGAGCGGCGCGCCTTTTTCCTTCCAGTCCGGGATCAGTTCGTTCAGCGCACGCGGGTCCATCACCGCGCCCGAGAGGATATGCGCCCCGACTTCCGAGCCTTTTTCGAGCACGCAGACGCCAATTTCGACGCCTTTTTCGGCGGCGCGCTGCTTCAGGCGAATGGCCGCGGACAGGCCGGCCGGGCCGCCGCCGACGATCACGACGTCATATTCCATCGACTCGCGCGGGCCATATTGCTCGATCAGACTTGCGGGGGTCATTGATGCTCCTCTTACCGTTAGAATGCTTTTTTCGGGATCGTATTGTCAGTGAATGATCCCTGCGCTGCAACACAACGAGACAATATTAGCACGATCGTTCTATTATTGTGACCTGGGGTTGACCCATGGCCGCGCCGCGCGCCGGTTCGTCGCTCCGTCACATTCACGTTCCAAGGAAAACGACAATGGGCCGTTCGATCAATCTGGAAGGCAAGGTGGCGCTGATTACGGGCGCGTCGAGTGGACTCGGCAAGCGGTTTGCGATGGTGTTGTCGCAGGCTGGCGCAAAGGTCGTGCTGGCAAGCCGACGTATCGAACGTCTGAAGGAATTGCGCGCCGAAATCGAGGCGTCGGGCGGCGCGGCGGCCGTCGTGTCGCTCGACGTGACCGACTATCAGAGCATCAAGTCGGCCGTCGCGCACGCCGAGACGGAGGCGGGTACGATCGACATCCTCGTCAACAACTCGGGCGTGTCGACGACGCAAAAGCTGACCGACGTGACGCCCGCCGACTTCGAATATGTGTTCGACACGAACACGCGCGGCGCGTTTTTCGTCGCGCAGGAAGTGGCCAAACGGATGATCATGCGCGGCGGCGGCGCCAACAAGCCGCCGTACCGGATCATCAATATCGCGTCGGTGGCGGGTTTGCGCGTGTTGCCGCAGATCGGGCTGTATTCGATGAGCAAGGCGGCTGTTGTGCACATGACGAAGGCGATGGCTCAGGAGTGGGGCCGCCATGGCATCAACGTGAACGCGATCTGCCCGGGCTATATC
This genomic interval from Paraburkholderia sabiae contains the following:
- a CDS encoding tetratricopeptide repeat protein, with the translated sequence MNTGNPTMADPLEPLRARTSQPDAVAGDWLVLGNTLLERANGDRALLREAIDALVRAYRLDANCDPRLLHNVAQTAFILRDWPLVESATALLLARDAGDANALVWRAAVFQERDDFAEAQRLLHEAARAAPGNHIVLHKLALSIKEQGRFGEAEALLRRVLEMTPNNAHAMFDLSELEVRAGRYAQGWLDYEARVAFAHDANAAKAALAAISPNWRGESLAGKKLVVYGEQGNGDCLWAVRFLPMLAERAQREGGRVVFGYAGPMQHLFERMLPDGIAIETSLDTKPDYHCGLMSLPLRLGVNDPSTWGRPYLSADPARVEAWRERVASATAEGKKKIGIVWNGNPDHIRDRRRSVDAEAFARILDVPGVTFFAISPGRGQTVGQWRSQGFDVVDLTPQFEAGFDDVAALLVNLDVLLTIDSGPAHLAGALGVPTWLMLDHVSAWFWGEETERTPWYRTVELFRQPSVGAWAPVLDQVRARLEVFAA
- a CDS encoding SDR family oxidoreductase, coding for MGRSINLEGKVALITGASSGLGKRFAMVLSQAGAKVVLASRRIERLKELRAEIEASGGAAAVVSLDVTDYQSIKSAVAHAETEAGTIDILVNNSGVSTTQKLTDVTPADFEYVFDTNTRGAFFVAQEVAKRMIMRGGGANKPPYRIINIASVAGLRVLPQIGLYSMSKAAVVHMTKAMAQEWGRHGINVNAICPGYIDTEINHHHWSTDQGQKLVSMLPRHRVGKPEDLDGLLLLLAADESQFINGSVIAADDGFALS
- a CDS encoding electron transfer flavoprotein-ubiquinone oxidoreductase, which encodes MTPASLIEQYGPRESMEYDVVIVGGGPAGLSAAIRLKQRAAEKGVEIGVCVLEKGSEVGAHILSGAVMDPRALNELIPDWKEKGAPLDVEVTEDRFLFLNETGAKSVPNWALPDNFKNHGNYVISLANVTRWLGQQAEALGVEIFPGFAAAEVLYNDDGSVKGVATGNLGIGKDGEPTENFQLGMELHAKYTLFCEGARGHLGRQLSDKFKLRDGADPQVYGIGIKELWEIDPAKHKPGLVIHTAGWPLDTQTYGGSFLYHIDNNQVMVGFVVGLGYSNPYLSPFEEFQRYKTHPEIRKFLEGGKRVSYGARAITAGGLLSLPKLVFPGGALVGDDAGFLNASRIKGSHAAIKTGMLAADAAFDAVQAGRQSDELAAYPESFKTSWLHTELYRARNFKQWMSKGLYLGTLMVGIEQKLMGGNVPWTLHHQHWDHEMLKPASQCKPIEYPKPDGKLTFDRLSSVFISNTNHEENQPAHLTLKDASVPVNVNLQTYAGPESRYCPAAVYEFVKNDDGSERLVINAQNCVHCKTCDIKDPTQNIVWVTPEGGGGPNYPNM
- the aroC gene encoding chorismate synthase translates to MSGNTLGTLFTVTTFGESHGPAIGCVIDGCPPGMSLAEADIQLELDRRKPGTSRHVTQRQEEDKVEILSGVFEGKTTGAPIALLIRNTDQRSKDYGNIAETFRPGHADYTYWQKFGIRDYRGGGRSSARLTAPTVAAGAVAKKWLREKFGTEIRGYMAALGEIDVPFVDWQFVRENPFFVPNADIVPQLEDYMDALRKDGDSIGARINVVASGVPVGLGEPLFDRLDADIAHAMMGINAVKGVEIGAGFASVAQRGSVHGDELTPEGFVGNHAGGVLGGISTGQDITVSIAIKPTSSIRTPRRSIDKNGQPAVVETFGRHDPCVGIRATPIAEAMLALVLIDHALRHRAQCGDVVVGTPKIAASAP